Genomic DNA from Ilyobacter polytropus DSM 2926:
AAATTATTCAATATAATAATTTTTTTAACGTTGTCCCTTCATGTGGCGGCTGTTCAAGAAAAAATTGAAATACTGTGTCAAGGACAGGGTCGTGATGGGTTTCTTAAACTGAAAGAAACTGCTCCGCTTATTTATGAAAAACTAAAAATTCGGGGGTTCACTCTTGATAAAATAGATGTTATCAAATATTTTGCCGAAGTTGATTCAGATAAGGATTTTTTTGCGGAGTTTTATATGAAACCTTATAGTCTTGAAAAGTTGAGATATATTGAGGGATACGAAAAAGATAATTTTAGCCTAGATGGAAAAAATTACAGTGTCAGGTATCTCATAGATGATGAAAATACTATTATATTATTTAATAGTGAAGAGGCCTTTATATCAAATAATCTTGCAAAGGCCTATGAAAAAATATCAGAAAAAAATTATTTTGAAAAAAAGATATCTCATTTATTGGGTTCGGATTCAGGAGCGTATTTCCGGTATATTTTTTCTGAAAAAGGTACGAATATCTATGGAGACTATAAAATGAAGGCCTTAGAATACAAAGGAAACGACCTTATTGAGACTTATTTTTATGAAAAAATAGATGGAAATGAAAATATGAACGCCATTCCAGTAAAGGGAAGGCTTACACCTATAATGAAGTATGAGGATCTGGCTTCTATTCTGCTAGAAGAAATACCTGAAATTAAACTTTCGTCTGAGAAAATAAAAAATATATTGGAAAATAAACTAAAGGGTGCCTTTTTATTGGATAGAAATGGGGAAAAAGGTGTTGTCCTTATTATGAAAAAAAACAATGACCGTAATGCTCTTCTCAAGAAGATTTATACTCAGGATATATTTGAAAAAGTAGGGGTCGATCTAAAGGTAGACCATAATGGAGTAAAATACTTTGGATTTCCCTTTTTTAAGATAAAAAAATATATAGTTGAATTTGACGGCGGAGTGCTGCTCACTTCAGATGAAAACTTAATAGAAGAAAAAAAATCGGATTTAGAAAAAGAGAGTTATTACAAAATTGATAATAAAAGAATCACACTGAAATACAAGGGGGATACAAATGGATATTTTGGAGTTAAAAAGAGAGCATTCTCAGCATATTGAGAAAATAGAAGAAATCAGGGGGTCTCTTTGACCTTGAAGGAAAAGAAAATAAGGTAAAAGAACTGGAAAAAGAGACACTGAAAGATGGATTCTGGAATGATAAAAGAGAAAGTGAAAAGCTAATAAAGGAGATGAACGCTCTTAAAGAAATTATAGGGGAATATCGTTCTATTGAAAAACTTTCTGATGAGGTATCTGTTCTCCTTGAATTTGTAGAGATGGGAGAGGATGAGTTTTTAGAAGAGCTAGAAACAAAGCATAGAGGACTGGACAAAGTTATAGGGGCCTTTGATGTTAAACTTCTTTTAGACGGGGAATTTGATGCTAATAATGCAATAGTAACCATTCACTCTGGTGCTGGTGGAACAGAGGCCTGCGACTGGGCAGATATGCTATATAGAATGTATTCTAGATGGTGTAACAACAGAGGATACAAGATAACTGAGCTCGATTTTATGCCAGGAGAGATGGTGGGAATAAAATCTATAACCATTCTTGTAGAAGGTATGAGAGCTTATGGGTATCTGAAAAATGAAAAGGGGATACACAGATTAGTTCGAATATCACCTTTTGATGCCAATAAAAAGAGACATACCTCCTTTGCTTCTGTAGACGTAATGCCAGAAGTAGATGAAACTACGGATATAGAAATAAACACCGGAGATCTAAAAATAGATACCTACCGAGCCAGTGGAGCCGGAGGACAGCACGTAAATACTACGGATTCTGCCGTGAGGATAACCCATCTTCCTAGTGGCGTTGTGGTGACTTGTCAGAGGGAAAGATCCCAGCTTCAAAACAGAGAAACAGCCATGAAGTTACTGAGGTCAAAACTTCTCGAGCTAGAGATGAAAAAAAGAGAAGAAGAACTTAAAAAAATCCAGGGGGAACAAAGTGATATAGGATGGGGAAGTCAGATAAGATCCTATGTATTTCAGCCTTACACCCTAGTCAAAGATCACAGAACCCTTGTGGAATCTGGAAATATAAAAGCCGTGATGGATGGAGATATAGATGACTTTATCAACGGACATCTTAGATGGCTGAAAAGATAGATAAAACTTAGATTAATTATAAAATTAAAAAATAATAAAAAAGTAATTTTAGGAGGAATAAAAACAATGGAAAGAAGAGTCAGAACTAGAATAGCCCCTTCTCCTACAGGAGACCCTCATGTGGGAACAGCGTATATAGGACTATTTAACTTAGCTTTTGCTAAAAAAAATGGAGGAGACTTCATACTTAGAATAGAGGATACAGATCAAGGAAGATCCACAAGAGAATCTGAAAAGATGATATTTGAAACATTGAAATGGCTGGATATAAACTACAGCGAAGGTCCTGATGAAGGTGGAGAATATGGTCCTTACAGGCAATCAGAGAGATTCCATCTTTATGGAGACTATGCAAGGCAGCTAGTTGAAAAGGGAGAGGCTTATTATTGTTTCTGTACAAGAGATAGACTAGACAAGCTGAGAGAAAGACAAAAGGCCATGGGAAAAGCCCCGGGATATGACGGACACTGCAGATCTTTATCAGAAGATGAGATCAAGGCAAAATTAGAGGCTGGAGACGAGTATGTAATAAGACTTAAAATGCCTTATGAGGGAACGACTGTAATCAAAGACAGATTAAGAGGAGATGTAGTTTTTGAAAATGACAAAATCGATGATCAGATTCTCCTAAAAGGTGACGGTTTCCCTACTTATCACCTAGCCAATGTAGTAGATGACTATCTTATGCAGATAACTCACGTAATCAGAGCAGAAGAGTGGATAGCATCAACTCCAAAACATATACAACTTTATAAGGCTTTTGGTTGGGAAACTCCAGAATTCATCCACATGCCTTTACTTAGAAATTCAGACAGAACAAAGATATCTAAAAGAAAAAATCCTGTATCTCTAAACTGGTATAAAGAGCAGGGATATCTAAAAGAGGGATTAATAAACTTCTTAGGACTAATGGGATACTCTTTTCCAGATAACAGAGAGATATTCACTATAGATGAGTTTATGGATAACTTTGATATAAACCATGTATCTCTTGGAGGACCTGTATTTGACCTTGTAAAACTTGGTTGGGTAAATAACCAGCATATGAGAATGAAGGACTTAGACGAGCTTACTGAGCTTGCCATCCCTTTCTTTAAAGATCAAAATTACATAGGTGAAAACGTTTCAGAAAAAGAATATAAGACTGTAAAAAGAATAGTTGAAATTTTAAGAGAGGGAACACATTTCCTAAAGGAACTTGCTGAAGGTGCAGCTATCTATTATAATGACGACTATGAACTTCCTGTAGTCAATGAGGATATGAACAAAAAAGAGAGAAAATCCATAGAAAGAATGCATAATGCTATAAATGATGAGACTGGAAAGGCTTCTATAAAGAATTTCATAGGTAAGATAGAAAACAGTAAAGAGGATCTTACAGAGGAAGAAGCAAAGGCACTTCTAAACGAGACTCTAGATGAGATAGGAGAGGGTCCTGGTAAGGTACTAATGCCTCTAAGAGTTGTAATCACTGGTCAGGCAAGAGGAGCAGAGCTGTATCAGGTGATATCT
This window encodes:
- the prfB gene encoding peptide chain release factor 2 (programmed frameshift) → MDILELKREHSQHIEKIEEIRGSLDLEGKENKVKELEKETLKDGFWNDKRESEKLIKEMNALKEIIGEYRSIEKLSDEVSVLLEFVEMGEDEFLEELETKHRGLDKVIGAFDVKLLLDGEFDANNAIVTIHSGAGGTEACDWADMLYRMYSRWCNNRGYKITELDFMPGEMVGIKSITILVEGMRAYGYLKNEKGIHRLVRISPFDANKKRHTSFASVDVMPEVDETTDIEINTGDLKIDTYRASGAGGQHVNTTDSAVRITHLPSGVVVTCQRERSQLQNRETAMKLLRSKLLELEMKKREEELKKIQGEQSDIGWGSQIRSYVFQPYTLVKDHRTLVESGNIKAVMDGDIDDFINGHLRWLKR
- the gltX gene encoding glutamate--tRNA ligase, translated to MERRVRTRIAPSPTGDPHVGTAYIGLFNLAFAKKNGGDFILRIEDTDQGRSTRESEKMIFETLKWLDINYSEGPDEGGEYGPYRQSERFHLYGDYARQLVEKGEAYYCFCTRDRLDKLRERQKAMGKAPGYDGHCRSLSEDEIKAKLEAGDEYVIRLKMPYEGTTVIKDRLRGDVVFENDKIDDQILLKGDGFPTYHLANVVDDYLMQITHVIRAEEWIASTPKHIQLYKAFGWETPEFIHMPLLRNSDRTKISKRKNPVSLNWYKEQGYLKEGLINFLGLMGYSFPDNREIFTIDEFMDNFDINHVSLGGPVFDLVKLGWVNNQHMRMKDLDELTELAIPFFKDQNYIGENVSEKEYKTVKRIVEILREGTHFLKELAEGAAIYYNDDYELPVVNEDMNKKERKSIERMHNAINDETGKASIKNFIGKIENSKEDLTEEEAKALLNETLDEIGEGPGKVLMPLRVVITGQARGAELYQVISIIGRDRTLDRIKNMVKKYNLF